From Lujinxingia vulgaris:
GTGGCGCATCTCCAGATTGCCCACGCCCATCTTCGATTTGGTCACGCCGCGCACATCGCCCAGCGACTCGAAGATCGCCTCGGCGCGCCCGTAGATGGGTAGCGCGAGGGCGTCTTCGCCGAGCCAGCACATCGTCTCGGCCTGCAGGTAGAGGGCGCGGGCGAGCCCGTCGAGGTGGTTTACGGCTTCAAACATGGAGGCGGATTGCGCCGCAAGCTCACGGCCCCGGCGCGGGTCGCCGGTGAGCTGAGAGAGCACGCCGCTCAGATACGTGTGCTCGGCGCGCTGGCGCCGGGCGCCGGGGTGCTGCGCGGCCTCCAGGGTCTCGACGAAGACGTGCGCGCGCTCCAGAGCGACGGCGACCGCATCCATCTCGCCAAGGCGCAGGTGGGCGAGTGCGCGCAACATCCAGAGCTCGGCCCACCGGGGGTCGTCGGCGCCGACCTCGGCCAGCCGCAGCGCGCGCTCAAAGCGTTCGGCGATCTTCAGGCCCTCGTGCAACCCGAGGGTCTCGACGTGATGATGGGCGCCCTGCCACAGCGGCTCAAGCGCCTCTTCGGCCAACCCGGCTTCGAGCAGGTGATACCCTCGCCGTGCAGCCGGAGCGCCGGGGTGGGCCCCCGCATCGGCCAGCATCGCCGCCGCTGCGCGGTGGTGGGAGTGCCAGCGACCCGCATCCCGGGCCAACTTCTCAAGGGTCTCGCGCAGCGCGCCGTGCCCAAAACTCCACCCGGTGGGGTTTCGCTCAATGAGGTGGCGCACCTCCATCAACCCGAGCAGGGCCGGCGGCGGCACACACTCGGCAAGCTCACTGGCGCGTTGCCATTCGCGCGCGTCCACATCGCGCCCCAGCGCCGCGGCCAGCTCCAGGGCGCGGCGCGCGCGCTCGCTGCCGCTGAGTCTTCCGGCCGGCCCCTCCAGCTGATGCGCGGCGATCGCCGCCACGCCCACCAGCTCATCGACACGCTGGCGGAGCACCTGATGGATATCATCGGGAAGCTCGGAGCCCGCCCCCGCCCGCAGCTCAAAGCCGCGGGGCCCAACCTCCAGCACACCGCGCTCCACCCAATCACCCACCAGCTGCAGCGCAAAGAGGGGGTTTCCGGCGGTGCGCTCGGCGACCTGCCTGGCGAGCCCTCGCTCCAGCCCGAGCATCTCCTCAATCAGACGCTCATGATCGGCCAGCCCCAGCGGTCCGAGCCCGAGCTGCCAGGCGCGCTCAAAGCGCAGAAGATCGCGCAACTGCTCGCCAATCGGTCGGGCGCGCGCCTCCTCGCTCTCGCGCAACGTGGCCACAATCAGCACCGGGAGGCGGCCGTGCGCCTTCTCATTGAGCAGGTGGCGCACAAAGCTCAGCGTGGCGCTTCCCCACTGCACATCGTCGAGCACCAGCAGGGCGGGGCGCCGCGCGGTGATGCGCTCCAGAAGCCGACGCCAGGTCATATGACGCTCGCTCGGGCGTACCAGCCGCAGCGTGAACACATCTTCCCGAAAGTCCGGGTCGCAGGCCGGGGAGAGCAGCTCAGTGAGTTCGACCTGATCGTGCGCGCTGGCCACCTCAAGGTTGCGGGCCATCAAGCCCGGCGCAGCCCTATCCTCAAAAAGCTGCCCCACCCGAAGCCCGATCTCATCACGGGAGAGGCCGGTGCAGCGCAGGTAACTTCCCATCATGCGCGCCACCCCGTCGGCCGGCCCGCCGGTGGGGCTGTGTGAGGCCTGCAACACCTCGGCCGCGCCGGTCTCATGAGCGCGCTCGGCCAGCCACTGCGCCAGCCGGCTGGCGCCCACGCCGACCTCCCCGCGCACAAGCGCGAGGCGAGGACGCCCGCTTCGGTGCACGTCGAGCAGCGCCTGCCAGAGCTGCTGGCGCTCCCCCTGACGTCCGACCAGCGGAAGCGAGCGCAGGCCGAAGAGCCCCAGCCCCACCCCCAGAAGCTGCCCATCGCTCGGGTCGTTGCGAGGTGTCTGCCAGGTGTGGGGAGGCGGCGCCGGGTGCAAGTCGCTGGCCGGCCGCGCCCACATCTCGGCGCCCTCCTCCCTGTTCATCTTCTCGCCACCCTCGCCACGGTGGCCTCGCTCCAGATGCAGCGTGGGCTCGCCAGCGGCGGGCAAGGCCAGCGTGATAACTTCTCGGGAGGCCCCCTCCTCGGCCGCATAAAACCTGGCCCTTTCGGGGTCGTCACCCGCGTTTGCCTCCGGCGGCGCGGGGCTCTCCAGGCGCAGCTGTCGCAGATCGTGGGCCGCGTCGGCGGCGCGCTGATAGCGCCGCGTGGGCTTCTTGGCCAGCAGCCCGTCGAGCCAGGTCTGCAACCCCGGGGGCACCTCCACCGAGGGCTCCAGCGGCGGATGGGGTTTCTGGAGCTGATCGCGCAACACATCCTCGGCGCGCGCGCCCCCGAAGGCCGGCTGGCCGAGCAGCCCGTAGGCCAGACACCCCAGCGCATAAAGATCGGTCCAGGGCCCCTGGTCGCGCCAGCGCCCGGTGATCTGCTCCGGTGCCATAAAACGCGGCGTGCCCGCCACGCGCCGCTCGCGCACCCCGCGCCGGGTCGGCGCATCATCGTGGAGCGCAAACGCAAGCCCAAAATCCGAGAGCTTCAGCCGAGGCCGCCCTCCGGCGTCGGGCACCCACAGCACGTTGGCCGGCTTTAAGTCGCGATGAATCACCCCGCGCGCATGCGCATGCGCCAGCGCATCGAGCAGGGCGATGAGGATCGCCCGGCGGCGCTCCCAGCCAAATTGCGAAAGATCGGTGCGCTCCAGCGTCCCCACCGCCAGGTCCATCGCCAGATAGGCGCTGCCCTCGACCAGCCGCCCCCCGGAGCTTCGCTCCAGCCCGGCGGGCACCTCCCCCGAGTCAAACACCCGCACCACCCCGGGGTGGTTAAGCCGCGCCACCGCGCGCACCTCGCGCTGAAACGCCTCTTGAAAACGCTGCGTGTCGAGCTGCGCGCGGCGCATCACCTTGATCGCGACCTCGCGCCCCTCGCCCACATGGCGCGCTCGCCAGACCTGCCCCATCCCGCCGGTACCCACGAGCTCGCCGAGCTCAAAGGGCCCCAGTCGCGGGGGAGTCTCATCATGATGTTGACTCACGCCATCCTGCACTTGCGCGGCCGCAGCACCACACCTCGCCAGCTCGGAGCCCCGGGGGCCTCCTCACTGGCGAGCGCCGACGGCCCGACGCGCCTAAAACCCGTAGTTCAAACCGACCATCACGCTGAAAACCGACGCTTCGTCAAAGGTCAGCCGCCCCTGAAGGTAGGGCACAAGCTCGCTGCCCGTATCAAAGGTGGCACCCACCAGAAGGTTGCCCGCGGCGGCCGTATCATCTTCGGAGGCGATCACATCGCCGCTGCTGTCCACAACGCGCGAGTCGGCGTAAATGATCGCCAGACCACCGCCCAGATAAGGCGTGACGACCGCGTCGAGCGCCAGATGCGCCAGCGCGTTGACGTCAAACTGCAGAAGCGTGGTCTCCGAGCGCGCCCCGAAAAACTCGGAGCTCCCCGTAAAGAAATAACTCAACGCCGGGTTCACCGAGATCGCCACCTGAGGCGCCACCGCAAAGGTGAAACGCCCGTCGAGCCCCAGCAGCGGAAACTCCCGATCGAAGTCATAGCCGGCCATCACCCCCACGCTATTGCCCTGCAGCTTCTGCGCGGGATCCTGAGCCGAGGCCACCCCGGCGCTGGCCATCACCAGCGCACAGCCCGCCAGCATCACCGAGAGCACCCGTTTCGTTTCTACCCGATCGTTACGCGTCATCATCGCTACCTCCGATCCATTTCAAGCACAGAGACATCATCTCAACACCAGGCTGCAACGCCCCTGATCTAGCACAGCCTCCCCAAACGCGCGACTGCAACGCATCGCCAGCCCCGGCCGCCCAATCAACCCAAAAGACATTGCAAATCAACAACTTAAAGCCGCACCAAAGGCGCAACACGTCTCACTGCCCTCCCCTGACAACCACGCACAATCCTCGATCCTGTGCACATCGATCGGTCAAAAACTCTGGTGGGTCGTCCCCCACTGGTAGTTCAGCCCCAGGGTCAGCTCAGTGTTCGTGCCCGGCTCCCCCACCGCCCCGCTCTGATAGAGGTAGGCGTTAAAGGAGGCCGTAAAGAAGAACTGATCGAAGACCGCAAAGAAGAGGCGGTTGGCGCTGCGCAGCTCATGCACATTCTCGCGGGCGATGCCGTTGTAGAAGTACTCAAGCTCGCTCTCCAGCTGCACCGGGCGCCCGAGCACATCAAGCAGATCGATGCGCCGCAGCGTGTAGCCGGTGTTAAGACCCCAGCTGGCCTCCCCGTTTGGCTCGTTGATGTCGCGGCGCATGTTCACACCGAGCTTCAGATCGAGCGCCTCGGCCAGCTTAAACGAGAAACCGAGGATGCCGCGCACATCGACCCGGTGCCAGGCGCGCGTCTCCGGGCGGTCAAACTCCGACTCCACCTGCAGCTCAGCGAGCGGGCCGGGCACGTACCAGCGCCCTCCCAGGGTGGAGCGCAGCGCCAGATTTCGGTACTGGCTGCGCAGACGCAGAAGATCACGAGTCTCCTCAAAGGTCGCTCCCTCGGTGTCGGCCAGGCGAGCGGTGGCGTATTGCAGGAGAAGATCGCTATCCCAGCCGTGATTGCGGCTGTCGGCCCGCGCGCCCACGCGCCCCTCCAGGTTGACCTGGTCGGTGGAGGCCACCGTCAGCTGGCTCTGCTCATAGCCTGCCGCCCCGCCCACCAGCGGATTGACCACGCTGACCTGATTGTACGAGGCGTTGATCGAACCGGTGTAGGTCCACAAAAACTGGCGATGAAGATCGGGAAAGCTCCTCACTGGCGAGAGCCCGGTACTCGACAGATCGCCCTCTCCAGCGGTCCCACCGGCGTTGGAGCGCGTGTCGACGTAGCGCACCACAAGCTCCGCGATGCTCGGGGAGCCGGCGGCCCAGTCCGGCTCATAGATCCGCGCGGACTTGAGCTCGTCGGCCTCAATCACCCCGTCGCCGCCGGCGGCCAGGTAATCGTTGAGCACGACCGGGTAAAGACGATCATCGCTGACTGCGCGGCCGTTGACGCGAACCTCCTCGCCATCGAGCACCAGCCCCGCGGCGCGCAACTTCCCACCCTGCTGTGTCGCAATGCGCTTGAGCGCCCGCCCCTCCATCTGCGCCACGACCACATCATTATCAAAGGGCAGCGCGCTGTAGACATCGGCCAGGCTCAGCTCCCCGGTGAGCGGAAACTGCCCCCGATCCCGAAACGCCCCGGCATTGATCAACGCCACCTCCGCGCCCACGCTAAAGCGCATCACGTTCATGATGAAAGTCTGCAGATCGCGCGCTTCAAAAGGCCCCGCAAGCCCGGCGTCTGCGGCCAGCGGCTGCCCCCAATCCTCACAATAGGCGTCGGCCACAACCTCCAGAACTTCGCGCGTGATGCGGTCTTCCGGCATCTCGCTCACATCGACTCGCCGCGGCCGCACCTCGCCAACACGGGGACTGCCGGTGCCGTAGCGCAGGCCCAGCTCGACGGTGTGCACATGAAACGCCCCGCTGTCAGCCGAGACAATCGGCGTGCCGGTCGTCTCGGCCCGCACCATCCCGGGGCGCCCCTCGCGAAGATCGCCTTCATCGAAGAGGTGGCTTGCCACCATCAGGTCGATGCCCTCGATCTGGCTGGCCAACGCATAGGCTCCGGAGAGCGCGTCGGCCTCCCGGGCGTGGTACTGCACCACGGTGAGATCGGCCTCGGCGCGCATCGCTTTGATGAGCTCCGGCAACACCGCGGCCGGCTCGGCCAGCGCCAGCCCCTGACGCTGCACCTCGGTCAACGACTCCAGCAGGTGAGGCGCAAGCAGCGAGGCGACGGCCACGCGCACCCCGCCCCGCTCCACGACTTTGAAATGCGGCCCCACAAGCCCGCCGGTGGTCTCACAGATGGCTTCGGCCCCGCCGAAGTTCTCGCAGCGCAGGTTGGCCGCCTGAAGATCCAGCCCGCGCTCTTTTGCCGCCCGCATCACCTCAATGAGCTCACCGCGCGGCGCGCTGAGCTCGCGGTTTCCGAGAGACTGCGCGTCCACCGGCACGGCGTTGAGTAGATCGACCAGGTTGCGCGCCCCCTCCTCCCCGCTGCGCATCAAGTAGCGACTTAAGGGCCCGGGATACATCGCGTCGCCGGCGCTGAGCACCACCGGCGCGGGCAACCTCCCGCCCAACGAAAGTTCGCCAAGCGTGCGCACATAGCCCACCTGACGCGCCCGATAGTACGCGCGCACCTCGGCCGGCTCCCGGCAATCCACCCGCGCCAGATCCCCTTCGGTGTTGCCGGTGAGCACCAGCGTGAGCTGTGAGGGGCGCGGATCTTCTGCGTCTTCAACCCGGGCGACAACCTCCTGGCCCACCTCCTCGCCAGCCCGCAACGCCTCCTCTCGCTCAAGCTCTGGCGCGGCCTCCTCGACCGCCTCAGCCTGCGCCCACCCCCCCGTGCTCCACCCCAGCGCCGCACACATCACCCAACATCCGACCATCTGCCGAAGATCCACCTTCATGCCCACCTCAACTTACCACTTTGACCTTTGAGCTCACTCGCGCCCTCGCGCGCCGAGCAACCGTCGGCGCGACTCGCCCGCCCGTCAAGTCACCCGGGCCGCCGGGGTAGTCGACGTTGACAAGTTCACCGCCAATTTTCTACGATTCAGCGCGAAGTTGGCATCTTTTCCGGGCGCATCAACGCGCCCCTGGCGAGCAGGCGCTCGCCACCTCTCTCGACGGGCACGGTCGCCCGCCCCCTGCAGCCAACGCACCCCTTAATCGCGCCCGCGCCTCACCTTGAAACGCGCCGCGCGCCCTGGCACCGGATCTTTGGGCTCATGAGCGAACCGGGAATCCTTCCAAAACCCGTCCCCTTCGGCAAATACTACCTCCTCGAACGCATCAACGTCGGGGGTATGGCCGAGGTGTTTAAAGCAAAAGCCTTCGGCGTCGAGGGCTTTGAACGCATGCTGGCGATCAAGCAGATCCTGCCCAATATCGCCGAGGATAAGGGCTTCATCGAGATGTTCATCGATGAGGCCAAGATCGCCGTGCAGCTCACCCACCCCAACATCGCCCAGATCTTCGATCTGGGACAGGTCGATGGCTCCTACTTCATCGCCCTGGAGTACATCAGCGGCAAAGATCTCAAGACCCAGTACGAGCGCGCCCGCCGCATCGGCGAAAAGATCTCCATCCCGCGCGTCTGCTACATCATGATGAAGGTCTGCGAAGGCCTGGGCTACGCCCACGAGAAGAACGACCCCCAGGGCAACCACCTCGAGATCATCCACCGCGACATCTCCCCGCAGAACATCCTGACCTCCTTTGAAGGGGAGGTGAAGATCATCGACTTTGGCATCGCCAAAGCCCAGGGCAAGACCAGCCACACCCATAACGGGATGATCAAGGGCAAGTTCAGCTACATGAGCCCGGAGCAGGTGCGCGGCCTGCACGTCGATCACCGCAGCGACATCTTCAGCATGGGCGTGGTCCTCTACGAGCTGCTCACCTTAGAGCGCCTCTTCACTGGCGAGAGCGACTTTGAGACGCTCGAGAAGATCCGCCGCGTGGAGATGAGCCCGCCCTCGCTCTACAACCCGCACATCCCCAAGGCGCTCGAAGACATCGTGCTGCGCGCGCTCAGCGGCAACCCCGAGGAGCGCTTCCAGACCGCCTATGAGTTCGGCGAGGCGATCGAGCGCTTTATGCGCGACCAGGGCTACTACTACACCAACAAAGATCTGGCCGCGTACATGAAGGAAGCCTTCAGCGCGGACATCGAGTTTGAGAACAAAAAGACCGAGTATTACCGCTCGCTCAACCTCAAACCCATCGAGGAAGCCCCGCGCAACCGCGCCCCTCGCCGCCCGGCCGCCGACCTGAGCTGGGGCGACGAAGAGATGGAGACCCAGATCTTCGGCCGCGAAGACGCCATCGCCATCGTCGATGATGCCGACATCGTCTACGCCGACGAGAGCATCGAGGTCATCGACGAGAGCTCCACCCAGATTCACGTCTCCGGCGCACACGCAGCGGTCAGCGAAGAGGCATCGACCCGCGAGTTTGAGCGCTGGGACATGAACCTGGACCTGGGCCAGAGCCCGCGCCGCCACAACTCACGGCCGGGCGAAGAGCTCGACCTGGACCTCGACATTGAACCTCGGCGCGGCGCACCGGTCACCTCGCAGATGCCGGCGGTGGAGCGTCGTCGCGACGCCCACAACACCGTCCCGGGCGCGGTGGCGATGCCCTCGACCACCCGCAAAAAACGCAAAAAAGGCGGCGCCAACCTGGGCGTCGTCGCCCTGGTCGCGCTGCTGGTGATCGCGCTGGGCCTGGGCGCCGTCTGGATGACCCGCGACACCACCTCGCCAGTGATGTTCGCCTTTGGCGAAGAGCCCGTGCGCATCTACGTCGACGGTCAGCTCGTGCACGAGGGCCCCACCCCCTATGAATGGGAGGGCGAAGCCGGCACCTACACCGTGGCCGTGGAACGCGATGGCTTCAAACGCTATGAGACCGAAGCCACACTCGTCGCCGGCGAGCCCACGCGTCTGGCCGAAGAGCTCACGCCGCTCGATTACTCCAACACCGGCTTCAACGTCGCCAGCACCCCCGAGGGCGCAAAAGTCTTTGTTGGCGATGAGGAAATTGAAGGCACCACCCCGGTCGAGATCCGCGACCTGGCGCCGGGATCCTACACGCTGCGCGTGACCCTGGATGAGCATTTTGAGGCCGAAGAAGAGCTCGAAGTCACCCTCGACCAGGTCGCCGAGCATAGCGTGGCGCTTCGTCCGGCGAAGATCGATCTTCGCGTGACCAGCGACCCGAGCCGCGCGGACTTTACGATCTACACCGCCGAGGGCAGCGAGCGCGTTGCCCGCGGTCGCACCCCGGAGACCGCCAGCGATCTCGATGCCTCGCGCAACTACCGCGTCGTGATCTCGCGTCGCGGCTACGACGACTGGGAAGGCACCTTTGAGCCGGGCACCGAGGCCGAAGCCACGCTCAACGCCGAGCTTGAGCGCACCGAGTCGGAACCGGCCGTCGCTGACGCCCGCCCCGCCTCTGCGGCGCGCGTCCCCGACCGCACCGGCTCGTCGACCGGCTCGACCGGCTCCTCCGCATCGTCGGGCTCCAGCCGCACCGAGACCGCCCGCGCGGAGCCCGCGCGTGAGACTACCACCCGTCGCGAAGAGCCTGCCGCCCAACCGGCAAACACCGGCACCGGCACCGTCTCGATCGCCTCGCGCCCGGCGGCGCGCATCTACATCAATGACGTGGACACCGGCAATTACACCCCGCTGATGAACCATCGTCTGCCGGCGGGCACCCATAAGATCGTGCTGGTGAACCCCGAGTTCAACCTCAACAAGACCTTCTACGTCGATCTGAAGCCCGGCGGCGAAGAGCGCATCATCAATCGCTGAAACACCCCAAGGGGGACCCTGTGGTCCGCGCGCCGCTGCGAACGTCTGACCTGACCCATTATTGCGAGAGCTGCTCCACGCTCGTCGAGCAGCTCTCGGAGCGTTGCGCCGAATGCGGCGCTGCCCGACCGCAGGACGGCTGGACGTCCGTTCACGCCAGCCCCTACGCCTACCTGGGTCGCATCATCGACGGACGCTACTTCGTCGATCGCTTTTTAGGATCGGGGGCCTCGGGCCATGTCTACCGCGCGCGCAGCGTGCGGGTCTCGCGCCAGTTCGCCATCAAGGTCGTCGATACGCGGCGCTACGGTGACAGCGAGGAGGTGCAACGGGAGATGCTGCGCAGCTTCGAGCGCGAAGTCGACGCGCTCAGCCGCATCAGCAACCCGCATGTCGTCAACGTCTATGAGTTCATTCACCTCAGTGACACGATCCTGGGGATGGTCATGGACTACCTCGACGGCCAGACCCTCGAAGATCGCCTGCGCCAGGACCAGGCGCTCACCCTGCGCGAGGCGGTGGAGATCACGCGCCAGATCGCCGACGGACTTCATGAGGCCCACCAGCAGGGCATCGTCCACCGGGACATCAAGCCCGAAAACATCATGATCGAGGCGCTCCCGGCCACCGGACTCTTCGCGCGGGTGCTCGACTTCGGCGTGGCCCATGTAGCCGGCAGTGGTGAGAGCACCTACGGCTTTCACGGCACGCCTCTCTACGCCTCCCCCGAGCAATGCACCGAGTCGCGCCAGCCCGACCACCGCAGCGACATCTACAGCCTGGGATGTGTCTTCTTCCATATGCTCACCGGGCAGCCTCCTTTTCCCTACGCCAACGCCCTGCGCGTGATGGAAGCGCACGTCGAAGCACCTCGCCCCTCCGCGGTCAGCACCGCGCCGGGACGCAACATCCCGAAGAGCCTCGACAACCTCCTCCAACATATGCTCGCCAGAGAGCCTGGCGAGCGCCCCGAGGACTTCTGGAAGGTCTATCAGGACCTGAGCGCGTTCCTCGACGGGTTGCCACTCCCTCACTTCGGCGAGTCTTTGCCGGCGGATGCCGAGACGGTGGTGGAGCTTTCTCGGGACGAACCGACACAACTTACCGAACCCACCCTTGGCGAGTTCGTCTCATTGGCGGAGCGAACCTCCAATGAGCTCGCCCAGGACTACTCGCTGATCACGGAAGCCGAGGCCCTGCCGCAGTGGACCGAACGAAGCGACGTGGACATGGCGCAGCTCATCAGCGTCGGCCTGCCATTTGCGACGGCGCCCATGCCCTCCATCACGGCTGCTGCCATCGATCGGGGAGCGCTCGGGGTGGTGTTGGCCGACCATCTGATGCGCGTACACCTGTTGGGCATCAGCGGACAGGGCTTCGCGCAGAGCTTCAGCGTGCCCCGGCTCGTGGTGGCCCTGGAGGTCGATCTGACGCACGCGCACCTTTACGCCGCCGACATTCACGGGGACATCACCCGCTACACGCCGTCGGGAGGCGGCGCGCAGACCATCGCGCGCCTTGCCGGCTCGGTGCTCGCGATGGAGCTCCATCCCTCGGGAAGCCATCTTCTGGCCGCCACCGAGCGTGGCGAGCTCATCAAAATCGATCTTCGTACGGGACGCACCCACACGCTGTGGTCTTTCTCATTGCCGATCTCCGCATTGCATCAGCACGCCCGCGAAGATCTTCTGCTGGTCGGGGTATGGGATGGCACCGTGGCCTGCCTGCGCCCGCA
This genomic window contains:
- a CDS encoding outer membrane protein, which translates into the protein MMTRNDRVETKRVLSVMLAGCALVMASAGVASAQDPAQKLQGNSVGVMAGYDFDREFPLLGLDGRFTFAVAPQVAISVNPALSYFFTGSSEFFGARSETTLLQFDVNALAHLALDAVVTPYLGGGLAIIYADSRVVDSSGDVIASEDDTAAAGNLLVGATFDTGSELVPYLQGRLTFDEASVFSVMVGLNYGF
- a CDS encoding 5'-nucleotidase C-terminal domain-containing protein, which produces MKVDLRQMVGCWVMCAALGWSTGGWAQAEAVEEAAPELEREEALRAGEEVGQEVVARVEDAEDPRPSQLTLVLTGNTEGDLARVDCREPAEVRAYYRARQVGYVRTLGELSLGGRLPAPVVLSAGDAMYPGPLSRYLMRSGEEGARNLVDLLNAVPVDAQSLGNRELSAPRGELIEVMRAAKERGLDLQAANLRCENFGGAEAICETTGGLVGPHFKVVERGGVRVAVASLLAPHLLESLTEVQRQGLALAEPAAVLPELIKAMRAEADLTVVQYHAREADALSGAYALASQIEGIDLMVASHLFDEGDLREGRPGMVRAETTGTPIVSADSGAFHVHTVELGLRYGTGSPRVGEVRPRRVDVSEMPEDRITREVLEVVADAYCEDWGQPLAADAGLAGPFEARDLQTFIMNVMRFSVGAEVALINAGAFRDRGQFPLTGELSLADVYSALPFDNDVVVAQMEGRALKRIATQQGGKLRAAGLVLDGEEVRVNGRAVSDDRLYPVVLNDYLAAGGDGVIEADELKSARIYEPDWAAGSPSIAELVVRYVDTRSNAGGTAGEGDLSSTGLSPVRSFPDLHRQFLWTYTGSINASYNQVSVVNPLVGGAAGYEQSQLTVASTDQVNLEGRVGARADSRNHGWDSDLLLQYATARLADTEGATFEETRDLLRLRSQYRNLALRSTLGGRWYVPGPLAELQVESEFDRPETRAWHRVDVRGILGFSFKLAEALDLKLGVNMRRDINEPNGEASWGLNTGYTLRRIDLLDVLGRPVQLESELEYFYNGIARENVHELRSANRLFFAVFDQFFFTASFNAYLYQSGAVGEPGTNTELTLGLNYQWGTTHQSF
- a CDS encoding serine/threonine-protein kinase, which translates into the protein MSQHHDETPPRLGPFELGELVGTGGMGQVWRARHVGEGREVAIKVMRRAQLDTQRFQEAFQREVRAVARLNHPGVVRVFDSGEVPAGLERSSGGRLVEGSAYLAMDLAVGTLERTDLSQFGWERRRAILIALLDALAHAHARGVIHRDLKPANVLWVPDAGGRPRLKLSDFGLAFALHDDAPTRRGVRERRVAGTPRFMAPEQITGRWRDQGPWTDLYALGCLAYGLLGQPAFGGARAEDVLRDQLQKPHPPLEPSVEVPPGLQTWLDGLLAKKPTRRYQRAADAAHDLRQLRLESPAPPEANAGDDPERARFYAAEEGASREVITLALPAAGEPTLHLERGHRGEGGEKMNREEGAEMWARPASDLHPAPPPHTWQTPRNDPSDGQLLGVGLGLFGLRSLPLVGRQGERQQLWQALLDVHRSGRPRLALVRGEVGVGASRLAQWLAERAHETGAAEVLQASHSPTGGPADGVARMMGSYLRCTGLSRDEIGLRVGQLFEDRAAPGLMARNLEVASAHDQVELTELLSPACDPDFREDVFTLRLVRPSERHMTWRRLLERITARRPALLVLDDVQWGSATLSFVRHLLNEKAHGRLPVLIVATLRESEEARARPIGEQLRDLLRFERAWQLGLGPLGLADHERLIEEMLGLERGLARQVAERTAGNPLFALQLVGDWVERGVLEVGPRGFELRAGAGSELPDDIHQVLRQRVDELVGVAAIAAHQLEGPAGRLSGSERARRALELAAALGRDVDAREWQRASELAECVPPPALLGLMEVRHLIERNPTGWSFGHGALRETLEKLARDAGRWHSHHRAAAAMLADAGAHPGAPAARRGYHLLEAGLAEEALEPLWQGAHHHVETLGLHEGLKIAERFERALRLAEVGADDPRWAELWMLRALAHLRLGEMDAVAVALERAHVFVETLEAAQHPGARRQRAEHTYLSGVLSQLTGDPRRGRELAAQSASMFEAVNHLDGLARALYLQAETMCWLGEDALALPIYGRAEAIFESLGDVRGVTKSKMGVGNLEMRHGDAARGEALIEEAIAAFQEQGDTYATAMGYSNLGEGLRARGKPGRALELCEQGLEMMRRAGLFEASIELNLCCAALALGDMERAARALKELQPRVIDMGSEGLLGVVYASWLPIYASRGQWTRWARSAEKARTHLERQPIHDADLAWTFELAAALARRADRLTEARQALRSAIAQHRALGATGDLQRAEALLLTLRDQAP
- a CDS encoding serine/threonine-protein kinase, whose protein sequence is MSEPGILPKPVPFGKYYLLERINVGGMAEVFKAKAFGVEGFERMLAIKQILPNIAEDKGFIEMFIDEAKIAVQLTHPNIAQIFDLGQVDGSYFIALEYISGKDLKTQYERARRIGEKISIPRVCYIMMKVCEGLGYAHEKNDPQGNHLEIIHRDISPQNILTSFEGEVKIIDFGIAKAQGKTSHTHNGMIKGKFSYMSPEQVRGLHVDHRSDIFSMGVVLYELLTLERLFTGESDFETLEKIRRVEMSPPSLYNPHIPKALEDIVLRALSGNPEERFQTAYEFGEAIERFMRDQGYYYTNKDLAAYMKEAFSADIEFENKKTEYYRSLNLKPIEEAPRNRAPRRPAADLSWGDEEMETQIFGREDAIAIVDDADIVYADESIEVIDESSTQIHVSGAHAAVSEEASTREFERWDMNLDLGQSPRRHNSRPGEELDLDLDIEPRRGAPVTSQMPAVERRRDAHNTVPGAVAMPSTTRKKRKKGGANLGVVALVALLVIALGLGAVWMTRDTTSPVMFAFGEEPVRIYVDGQLVHEGPTPYEWEGEAGTYTVAVERDGFKRYETEATLVAGEPTRLAEELTPLDYSNTGFNVASTPEGAKVFVGDEEIEGTTPVEIRDLAPGSYTLRVTLDEHFEAEEELEVTLDQVAEHSVALRPAKIDLRVTSDPSRADFTIYTAEGSERVARGRTPETASDLDASRNYRVVISRRGYDDWEGTFEPGTEAEATLNAELERTESEPAVADARPASAARVPDRTGSSTGSTGSSASSGSSRTETARAEPARETTTRREEPAAQPANTGTGTVSIASRPAARIYINDVDTGNYTPLMNHRLPAGTHKIVLVNPEFNLNKTFYVDLKPGGEERIINR
- a CDS encoding serine/threonine-protein kinase, with product MVRAPLRTSDLTHYCESCSTLVEQLSERCAECGAARPQDGWTSVHASPYAYLGRIIDGRYFVDRFLGSGASGHVYRARSVRVSRQFAIKVVDTRRYGDSEEVQREMLRSFEREVDALSRISNPHVVNVYEFIHLSDTILGMVMDYLDGQTLEDRLRQDQALTLREAVEITRQIADGLHEAHQQGIVHRDIKPENIMIEALPATGLFARVLDFGVAHVAGSGESTYGFHGTPLYASPEQCTESRQPDHRSDIYSLGCVFFHMLTGQPPFPYANALRVMEAHVEAPRPSAVSTAPGRNIPKSLDNLLQHMLAREPGERPEDFWKVYQDLSAFLDGLPLPHFGESLPADAETVVELSRDEPTQLTEPTLGEFVSLAERTSNELAQDYSLITEAEALPQWTERSDVDMAQLISVGLPFATAPMPSITAAAIDRGALGVVLADHLMRVHLLGISGQGFAQSFSVPRLVVALEVDLTHAHLYAADIHGDITRYTPSGGGAQTIARLAGSVLAMELHPSGSHLLAATERGELIKIDLRTGRTHTLWSFSLPISALHQHAREDLLLVGVWDGTVACLRPQAHELQWQVPVARDALATVGVTDDQRFFATDARGELYVGQLEGGKAIESHRIGQELRAVRARPDGSLIGATLFGDDAQIWRIEI